Proteins from one Sphingopyxis terrae subsp. terrae NBRC 15098 genomic window:
- the pspC gene encoding envelope stress response membrane protein PspC: protein MSASRTKFYLDKQNAKWSGVCAGIADYSGIDALWVRVGAVLLTLMGGFPWTLIAYWLVAWMAQPKPFALYGSQEEAKFWQGVRSNPSASTRDIRSRFRDIDRRLADIELYYTSHNRRLADEIDALR from the coding sequence ATGTCCGCTAGCCGCACGAAATTCTATCTCGACAAACAGAACGCCAAATGGAGCGGCGTCTGTGCGGGCATCGCCGACTATAGCGGGATCGACGCCCTGTGGGTCCGCGTCGGCGCGGTGCTGCTGACGCTAATGGGGGGCTTCCCCTGGACGCTGATCGCCTATTGGCTCGTTGCCTGGATGGCGCAGCCGAAGCCCTTCGCGCTCTATGGCTCGCAGGAAGAGGCGAAATTCTGGCAGGGCGTGCGCTCGAACCCCAGCGCCTCCACCCGCGACATCCGCTCGCGCTTCCGCGACATCGATCGCCGGCTTGCCGACATCGAACTTTACTACACGAGCCACAACCGCCGCCTCGCCGACGAGATCGACGCACTGCGCTGA
- the pspB gene encoding envelope stress response membrane protein PspB, with protein MEEVIIVPIVIGTLFLGLPWLILHYITKWKQAKTLTGEDEQLLDEMYDTARRLEARLHTVERIISADHPDFRPAVRSDEDLAQLENISRRN; from the coding sequence ATGGAAGAAGTGATCATTGTCCCGATCGTCATCGGCACGCTCTTCCTCGGTCTGCCCTGGCTGATCCTCCACTACATAACCAAGTGGAAGCAGGCCAAGACATTGACCGGAGAGGATGAACAGCTGCTCGACGAAATGTATGACACGGCGCGCCGTCTCGAAGCCCGCCTGCATACCGTCGAACGGATCATCAGCGCCGACCATCCCGATTTCCGCCCCGCGGTTCGCAGCGATGAAGATCTGGCGCAGCTTGAAAACATCAGCAGGAGGAACTGA
- the pspA gene encoding phage shock protein PspA has product MGIFSRTRDIIAANVTDLLDRAEDPEKMIRQIIFEMNETLVEVRASAARTIADQKEMRRHIAKLESLQDSWKEKAELALSKDREDLATAALVEKQKAGDMAEKLKAEIAVLDDALKGYEADITKLQKKLSEARARQSSVVNRLESAENRYRLREMTNGDRVQDAFSRFETLERRVDEAEGRADALGLGYKKSLDEEIAELQAADKVADELAALKAAQGKN; this is encoded by the coding sequence ATGGGTATTTTTTCACGAACCCGCGACATCATCGCCGCCAACGTCACCGATCTGCTTGACCGGGCCGAAGATCCCGAAAAGATGATCCGCCAGATCATCTTTGAGATGAACGAAACCCTCGTCGAAGTCCGCGCCTCGGCCGCCCGCACCATCGCCGACCAGAAGGAAATGCGTCGCCACATCGCGAAGCTGGAAAGCCTTCAGGACAGCTGGAAGGAAAAGGCCGAACTGGCGCTGTCGAAAGATCGCGAAGACCTGGCCACCGCCGCGCTGGTCGAAAAGCAGAAGGCCGGCGACATGGCCGAAAAGCTGAAGGCCGAAATCGCCGTGCTCGACGATGCGCTCAAGGGCTATGAAGCCGACATCACCAAGTTGCAGAAGAAGCTCAGCGAAGCGCGCGCGCGTCAGTCGAGCGTCGTCAATCGCCTCGAAAGCGCCGAAAACCGCTATCGCCTGCGCGAAATGACCAATGGCGACCGCGTCCAGGACGCCTTCTCGCGCTTCGAAACGCTCGAACGCCGCGTCGACGAAGCCGAAGGCCGTGCCGACGCGCTGGGCCTCGGCTACAAGAAGTCGCTCGACGAAGAAATCGCCGAGCTGCAGGCGGCCGACAAGGTTGCCGACGAACTCGCCGCGCTGAAAGCCGCGCAGGGCAAGAACTAA
- the pspF gene encoding phage shock protein operon transcriptional activator produces MERETQFIGQSVAFQDAVERASQAATLDRPVLVIGERGTGKELIAERLHRLSARWDRPYVIMNCAAMPETLIESELFGHEAGAFTGATKTRAGRFEEADGGTLFLDELATMSMGAQERLLRAVEYGEVTRVGSSRPIRVDVRIVAATNEHLPALVDENRFRADLLDRLSFEVITLPPLRAREGDIEVLATYFGQRMAAVLGWDEWPGFGPRALAAMEGHDWPGNVRELRNVIERAIYRWADPTRPVDTLSFDPFASPWQPAVRNTQAKADAAPPAPSAPGDDSAMATPAPPTGGAVSDLRAAVDAYERQILSDTMARCRFNQKVAAEALGLSYDQIRHALKKHGLNN; encoded by the coding sequence ATGGAGCGCGAAACGCAGTTCATCGGCCAGTCGGTCGCCTTTCAGGATGCGGTCGAACGCGCGAGCCAGGCGGCGACGCTTGACCGTCCGGTGCTGGTGATCGGCGAGCGCGGCACCGGCAAGGAACTGATCGCCGAACGCCTGCACCGCCTGTCGGCGCGCTGGGACCGGCCCTATGTGATCATGAATTGCGCCGCGATGCCCGAGACGCTGATCGAAAGCGAATTGTTCGGGCATGAGGCGGGGGCCTTTACCGGCGCGACCAAGACGCGCGCGGGGCGCTTCGAGGAGGCCGACGGCGGCACCTTGTTCCTCGACGAGCTCGCGACAATGTCGATGGGCGCGCAGGAGCGGCTGCTCCGCGCGGTCGAATATGGCGAGGTGACGCGCGTCGGTTCGTCGCGGCCGATCCGCGTCGACGTCCGCATCGTCGCCGCGACCAACGAGCATCTGCCCGCGCTGGTCGATGAAAACCGCTTTCGCGCCGACCTGCTCGACCGGCTGTCTTTCGAGGTCATCACCCTGCCCCCGTTGCGCGCGCGCGAAGGCGATATCGAGGTGCTCGCCACCTATTTCGGACAGCGCATGGCCGCGGTGCTCGGCTGGGACGAATGGCCGGGCTTCGGCCCGCGCGCGCTCGCGGCGATGGAGGGCCACGACTGGCCGGGCAATGTCCGCGAACTCCGCAACGTCATCGAGCGCGCCATCTATCGCTGGGCCGACCCGACGCGTCCGGTCGACACGCTGAGCTTCGACCCCTTCGCCAGCCCGTGGCAGCCCGCAGTGCGCAACACGCAGGCGAAAGCCGACGCGGCGCCCCCTGCCCCCTCCGCGCCCGGTGACGATAGCGCAATGGCAACCCCGGCCCCGCCCACCGGCGGCGCCGTCAGCGATCTGCGCGCGGCGGTCGATGCCTATGAACGGCAAATCCTGTCGGACACGATGGCGCGCTGCCGGTTCAACCAGAAGGTCGCCGCCGAAGCGCTGGGTCTGAGCTATGACCAGATCCGCCACGCGCTGAAAAAGCACGGGCTCAACAACTGA
- the rplU gene encoding 50S ribosomal protein L21 has translation MFAIVRTGGKQYRVAAGDKIAVEKIEGAAGDTVSLGDVLLAGDGGDVKDAKGLTVSAEIIAQTRGEKVIVFKKRRRHNYRRRNGHRQSLTLLRITAIGEAKKAAPKKEAAPKAEEAAAAPAPEKKAAAPKKAAAPKAEAAAEKKPAAKKAAPKKDA, from the coding sequence ATGTTCGCAATCGTGCGCACGGGCGGCAAGCAGTATCGCGTCGCCGCTGGAGACAAGATCGCCGTCGAGAAGATCGAAGGCGCGGCCGGTGACACCGTGTCGCTGGGTGACGTTCTGCTGGCCGGTGACGGCGGCGATGTGAAGGATGCGAAGGGTCTGACCGTTTCGGCCGAGATCATCGCCCAGACCCGCGGCGAAAAGGTCATCGTCTTCAAGAAGCGCCGCCGGCACAATTATCGCCGCCGCAACGGCCATCGTCAGTCGCTGACGCTGCTGCGCATCACCGCGATCGGCGAAGCCAAGAAGGCCGCTCCCAAGAAGGAAGCGGCGCCGAAGGCCGAAGAAGCCGCCGCTGCGCCCGCGCCCGAAAAGAAGGCTGCTGCACCGAAGAAGGCCGCTGCGCCCAAGGCCGAAGCTGCCGCCGAAAAGAAGCCCGCTGCCAAGAAGGCGGCCCCCAAGAAGGACGCCTGA
- the rpmA gene encoding 50S ribosomal protein L27, whose translation MAHKKAGGSSRNGRDSQAKRLGVKKFGGQEVIGGNIIVRQRGTKVYPGVNVGIGKDHTLFATADGRVRFHDGKLGRKYVSVDAMAEAAE comes from the coding sequence ATGGCACATAAGAAAGCAGGCGGTTCGTCGCGCAACGGTCGCGACTCGCAGGCCAAGCGCCTTGGCGTGAAGAAGTTCGGCGGTCAGGAAGTGATCGGCGGCAACATCATCGTGCGCCAGCGCGGCACCAAGGTGTACCCGGGCGTCAACGTCGGCATCGGCAAGGACCACACGCTGTTCGCGACCGCGGACGGCCGCGTCCGATTCCACGATGGCAAGCTTGGCCGCAAATATGTGTCGGTCGACGCCATGGCGGAAGCCGCCGAATAA
- a CDS encoding GNAT family N-acetyltransferase — protein sequence MFARTERLLLRPGWLEDAPALARAIGEEAVVRNLARAPWPYGMDEAQDFLGRPVDPAQPSFLIFARTGGAPRLVGGCGIAPSPEGPLEMGYWIARPYWGLGFATEAGRQLVRIARAMQLPKLTAGHFLDNPASGAVLRKLGFRPTGQIAQRYSVARGRDVACALFEEGEGDGSDVVTPMRGRIDSDADFREQFRLIAA from the coding sequence ATGTTTGCGCGTACTGAAAGACTGTTGCTGCGGCCCGGCTGGCTCGAAGATGCCCCCGCACTCGCCCGTGCAATCGGCGAGGAAGCGGTGGTGCGCAACCTGGCGCGGGCGCCCTGGCCCTATGGCATGGACGAGGCGCAGGACTTCCTCGGCCGTCCGGTCGATCCGGCGCAGCCGAGCTTCCTGATTTTCGCGCGCACCGGCGGCGCCCCGCGCCTCGTCGGCGGCTGCGGCATCGCGCCGAGCCCCGAAGGTCCGCTCGAAATGGGCTATTGGATCGCCCGCCCCTATTGGGGCCTTGGCTTTGCGACCGAAGCGGGTCGCCAGCTCGTCCGGATCGCGCGCGCGATGCAATTGCCGAAGCTGACCGCGGGGCATTTCCTCGACAACCCGGCCTCGGGCGCGGTGCTTCGCAAGCTGGGCTTCCGTCCCACGGGGCAGATCGCACAGCGCTACAGCGTCGCGCGCGGCCGCGACGTTGCGTGTGCGCTGTTCGAAGAGGGCGAGGGTGACGGCAGCGATGTCGTCACCCCGATGCGCGGCCGTATCGACAGCGACGCCGATTTTCGCGAACAGTTCCGGCTGATCGCTGCCTGA
- a CDS encoding copper chaperone PCu(A)C, giving the protein MKPFAIAALAASALALTGCNGKIGSDPQLAVVAGYIQMGATPDSPAAGYFTIKGGPQDVELVAVTADLAQRVEMHESVKENGVVTMKPLTTATVPAKGELEFKPGGKHLMIWHINGAAVRAGKLPMQFVFTNYNNDRILFDLPIKPAPGASADGSGDAPTGAMAGMEHGSMDHGAANTDAAKK; this is encoded by the coding sequence ATGAAGCCTTTCGCCATCGCCGCCCTTGCAGCCAGCGCCCTCGCCCTCACCGGCTGCAACGGTAAAATCGGCAGCGACCCGCAGCTCGCGGTGGTCGCCGGCTATATTCAGATGGGCGCGACCCCCGACAGCCCCGCCGCGGGCTACTTCACGATCAAGGGCGGTCCGCAGGATGTCGAACTGGTCGCGGTGACCGCCGACCTCGCGCAGCGCGTCGAAATGCACGAAAGCGTCAAGGAAAATGGCGTGGTGACGATGAAGCCGCTGACCACGGCGACCGTCCCCGCGAAGGGCGAGCTGGAATTCAAGCCCGGCGGCAAGCATCTGATGATCTGGCACATCAACGGCGCCGCGGTGCGCGCCGGCAAGCTGCCGATGCAGTTCGTCTTCACCAATTATAACAATGACCGCATCCTCTTCGACCTGCCGATCAAGCCGGCGCCGGGCGCGAGCGCCGACGGCAGCGGCGACGCGCCGACGGGTGCGATGGCCGGGATGGAGCATGGCTCGATGGACCATGGCGCGGCCAACACGGACGCGGCGAAGAAGTAA
- the dnaK gene encoding molecular chaperone DnaK: MAKVIGIDLGTTNSCVAVMEGGKPKVIENVEGTRTTPSIVAFAKDGERLIGQPAKRQAVTNPENTIFAVKRLIGRRFDDPMTKKDMELVPYTIVKGANGDAWVKAGGEDYSPSQISAFILQKMKETAEAYLGEKVEQAVITVPAYFNDAQRQATKDAGKIAGLEVLRIINEPTAAALAYGLDKSENKTIAVYDLGGGTFDISVLEVGDGVFEVKSTNGDTFLGGEDFDSKIVEYLADGFKKDEGIDLRGDKLALQRLKEAAEKAKIELSSAATTEVNLPFITADANGPKHLVKTITRSDLEKLVEELIKRTLEPCKKAIKDAGVSASQIDEVVLVGGMTRMPRVREVVKDFFGKEPHTGVNPDEVVAIGAAIQAGVLQGDVKDVLLLDVTPLSLGIETLGGVFTRMIDRNTTIPTKKSQVYSTADDNQSAVTIRVFQGEREMAADNKMLGQFDLVGIPPAPRGVPQIEVTFDIDANGIVNVSAKDKGTGKEQQIKIQASGGLSDADIDQMVKDAEQFAEEDKKRREAAEAKNNAESLIHTTERQIAEHGDKIDAGLKSEIEAAIAEAKTAVEGGDSAAMTEKAQALAQVAMKLGQAIYEKEQQAAASPAADADEKKADDDVVDAEFSEVEDDKK; the protein is encoded by the coding sequence ATGGCCAAAGTGATCGGGATCGACCTCGGCACCACGAACAGCTGTGTCGCGGTGATGGAAGGCGGCAAGCCCAAGGTTATCGAAAATGTGGAAGGCACGCGGACGACCCCGTCGATCGTCGCCTTCGCCAAGGATGGCGAGCGCCTGATCGGCCAGCCGGCAAAGCGCCAGGCCGTCACCAATCCCGAAAACACCATTTTTGCGGTGAAGCGCCTGATCGGCCGCCGCTTTGACGACCCCATGACCAAGAAGGACATGGAACTCGTCCCCTACACCATCGTCAAGGGCGCCAACGGCGACGCATGGGTCAAGGCGGGCGGCGAAGATTATTCGCCGTCGCAGATCAGCGCTTTCATCCTTCAGAAGATGAAGGAAACCGCCGAAGCCTATCTGGGCGAAAAGGTCGAGCAGGCGGTGATCACCGTTCCGGCTTACTTCAACGACGCGCAGCGCCAGGCGACCAAGGACGCCGGCAAGATCGCCGGCCTTGAAGTGCTGCGCATCATCAACGAGCCGACCGCGGCCGCGCTCGCCTATGGTCTCGACAAGAGCGAGAACAAGACCATTGCGGTCTATGACCTTGGCGGCGGCACCTTCGACATCTCGGTGCTCGAAGTGGGCGACGGCGTGTTCGAGGTGAAGTCGACCAACGGCGACACCTTCCTGGGCGGCGAGGATTTCGACAGCAAGATCGTCGAATATCTGGCCGACGGCTTCAAGAAGGACGAAGGCATCGACCTGCGCGGCGACAAGCTGGCGCTTCAGCGGCTGAAGGAAGCCGCCGAAAAGGCGAAGATCGAACTGTCATCGGCCGCGACGACCGAGGTCAACCTGCCCTTCATCACCGCCGACGCCAACGGGCCGAAGCACCTCGTCAAGACGATCACCCGCTCCGATCTGGAAAAGCTGGTCGAAGAGCTGATCAAGCGGACCCTCGAACCGTGCAAGAAGGCGATCAAGGACGCAGGCGTTTCGGCTAGCCAGATCGACGAAGTCGTGCTGGTCGGCGGCATGACCCGCATGCCGCGCGTGCGCGAAGTCGTGAAGGATTTCTTCGGCAAGGAACCGCACACCGGCGTCAACCCCGATGAAGTCGTCGCGATCGGCGCGGCGATCCAGGCGGGCGTGCTGCAGGGCGACGTCAAGGACGTGCTGCTGCTCGACGTGACCCCGCTGAGCCTCGGCATCGAGACGCTGGGCGGCGTGTTCACGCGCATGATCGACCGCAACACGACGATCCCGACTAAAAAGAGCCAGGTCTATTCGACCGCCGACGACAATCAGTCGGCGGTGACGATCCGCGTGTTCCAAGGCGAGCGCGAAATGGCCGCCGACAACAAGATGCTCGGCCAGTTCGATCTGGTCGGCATCCCGCCGGCGCCGCGCGGCGTGCCGCAGATCGAGGTGACCTTCGACATCGACGCCAACGGTATCGTCAACGTCAGCGCGAAGGACAAGGGCACCGGCAAGGAACAGCAGATCAAGATCCAGGCTTCGGGCGGACTTTCGGATGCTGACATCGACCAGATGGTCAAGGACGCCGAACAGTTCGCCGAAGAGGACAAGAAGCGCCGTGAGGCAGCCGAGGCGAAGAACAACGCCGAAAGTCTGATCCACACGACCGAGCGCCAGATCGCCGAGCATGGCGACAAGATCGACGCCGGGCTGAAGTCGGAAATCGAAGCGGCGATCGCCGAAGCCAAGACGGCCGTCGAAGGCGGGGACAGCGCTGCGATGACCGAAAAGGCGCAGGCGCTGGCGCAGGTCGCGATGAAGCTGGGCCAGGCGATCTACGAAAAGGAACAGCAGGCCGCGGCATCGCCCGCCGCCGATGCTGACGAGAAGAAGGCCGACGACGATGTCGTCGATGCCGAATTCTCCGAAGTCGAAGACGACAAGAAGTAA
- the dnaJ gene encoding molecular chaperone DnaJ — MSLDIDYYELLECERGADDATLKASYRKLAMKYHPDKNPGCGDSEARFKAINEAYDCLKDPQKRAAYDRFGKAAFQNGGGPGGGFGGGAEFGDIGDIFESIFGSAFGGGRQQQRGPARGADLRYDMEIRLEDAFAGCSREIQVDVAARCDVCDGSGAKPGTATHRCTTCNGHGKVRAQQGFFMVERTCPHCQGSGEVITDPCGTCHGEGRVDRRKTLTVEIPPGVDEGTRIRLQGEGESGARGAAAGDLYIFLHMARHKLFEREGTTLFTRAPISFTTAALGGCITIPGLDGRKHDISIPAGIQSGKQLRQRGAGMPVLNGRGHGDLVVQIDVETPTRLNAKQKELLQAFRETETGEECPASQGFFGRLKEMWDDLTD; from the coding sequence ATGTCGCTCGACATCGATTATTACGAACTGCTCGAATGCGAGCGCGGCGCCGACGACGCGACGCTGAAAGCCAGCTACCGCAAGCTCGCCATGAAATACCACCCCGACAAGAATCCGGGGTGCGGCGACAGCGAAGCGCGGTTCAAGGCAATCAACGAAGCCTATGATTGCCTCAAAGACCCGCAAAAGCGGGCAGCCTACGACCGCTTCGGCAAGGCGGCGTTCCAGAATGGCGGCGGCCCGGGCGGCGGCTTCGGTGGCGGCGCCGAATTCGGCGATATCGGCGACATTTTCGAATCGATCTTCGGGTCGGCTTTCGGCGGCGGTCGGCAGCAGCAGCGCGGCCCCGCGCGCGGCGCCGACCTGCGCTACGACATGGAAATCCGGCTCGAAGACGCTTTTGCCGGCTGCAGCCGCGAGATTCAGGTCGATGTCGCTGCGCGCTGCGACGTCTGCGACGGGTCGGGCGCGAAGCCCGGCACCGCGACGCACCGCTGCACCACCTGCAACGGCCACGGCAAGGTCCGCGCGCAGCAGGGCTTTTTCATGGTCGAGCGCACCTGCCCGCACTGCCAGGGATCGGGCGAGGTCATCACCGACCCGTGCGGCACCTGTCACGGCGAAGGCCGTGTCGACCGGCGCAAGACGCTGACCGTCGAAATCCCGCCCGGCGTCGATGAAGGCACGCGCATCCGCCTGCAGGGCGAAGGCGAAAGCGGCGCGCGCGGCGCAGCGGCTGGTGACCTCTACATCTTCCTCCACATGGCGCGGCACAAGCTGTTCGAACGCGAAGGCACGACGTTGTTCACGCGCGCGCCGATCAGCTTCACCACCGCCGCGCTCGGCGGCTGCATCACCATCCCCGGCCTCGACGGGCGCAAGCATGACATCAGCATTCCCGCGGGCATCCAGTCGGGCAAGCAGCTTCGTCAGCGCGGCGCCGGGATGCCTGTGCTCAACGGTCGCGGCCACGGGGACCTGGTGGTTCAGATCGACGTCGAAACCCCGACGCGGCTGAATGCCAAGCAGAAGGAATTGCTGCAGGCGTTCCGCGAAACCGAGACCGGCGAAGAATGCCCGGCAAGCCAGGGCTTTTTCGGACGGCTCAAGGAAATGTGGGACGATCTGACGGATTAG
- a CDS encoding patatin-like protein — protein sequence MREKELRFALICYGGISLAVYMHGITKEVWRLAAASRTFHDEAEPAAVDAYGELLVALAARSGIKLRVLADIIAGASAGGINGIFLARAMATGQSLDPLTELWLDDADVDRLIDPDARPLSAATKFWAVPIAGWAMKRRGNVIDRTVGEGAQDEVRAKLSRFVRARWFEPPFGGQIFSGLLLDAFDAMASGPQGRPLLPAGQPVDLFVSVTDYAGHSMPLALNSPPRVTEQEHRLIMHFRQDGRAGKRLDDVPGLAAAARATASFPGAFPPFTLRELDSVLEKRGIAWPARADFVRVQLPTGSEADPSDRVLIDGSVLANAPFRPAIAALKQRPARREIDRRFVYIDPKPDYRSISFGKPGEAGEGEARRPPGFFSTILGALSEIPREQPIRDSVEAIENMSRRIRRMQRVVDAMKVEVEEQVAALFGTTFFLNTPTPARLDRWRAKAQAEAAARAGFAYAPYGHLKLSAVVEELVALIDRLAPPEGDIHQRNRRDAVWDEIRSRGLDRISGKRGSGASTDAIAFFRTHDLGFRIRRLRFLARELDAAVEAKRDAPDPACETMRGAIYTALGLYLEREGDQWLERLDVPADASAAQWIDAIAERRDLVSVDADADILIAAALGSLPKDDRRTMLLAYLGYPFYDIATLPLLQGEGFDEFDPIKIDRISPSDATAIRTGGAASMLKGIEFNSFGAFFSRAYRENDYLWGRLHGADRLIDIVASSVGGEGALRTDELAALKRRAFYAILDEEEPRLPKVAALIAELRGQIG from the coding sequence ATGCGCGAGAAGGAATTACGCTTTGCCCTGATCTGCTACGGCGGCATCAGCCTTGCCGTCTACATGCACGGCATCACCAAGGAAGTGTGGCGGCTCGCGGCGGCGTCGCGCACCTTTCATGACGAGGCGGAACCGGCGGCGGTCGATGCCTATGGCGAATTGCTGGTCGCGCTCGCGGCGCGCAGCGGGATCAAGCTGCGCGTCCTGGCCGACATCATCGCGGGCGCCAGCGCGGGCGGCATCAACGGCATTTTCCTCGCGCGGGCGATGGCGACCGGCCAGTCGCTCGACCCGCTCACCGAATTATGGCTCGACGATGCCGATGTCGACCGGCTGATCGACCCGGATGCGCGGCCGTTGTCGGCGGCAACCAAATTCTGGGCGGTGCCGATCGCCGGCTGGGCGATGAAGCGGCGCGGCAATGTCATCGACCGCACGGTGGGCGAGGGCGCGCAGGACGAGGTGCGCGCCAAGCTGTCGCGCTTCGTGCGCGCGCGCTGGTTCGAACCGCCCTTCGGCGGACAGATTTTCTCCGGCCTGCTGCTCGATGCCTTCGATGCGATGGCGTCGGGGCCGCAGGGGCGGCCGCTGCTGCCGGCGGGTCAGCCGGTCGACCTGTTCGTCTCGGTGACCGACTATGCGGGGCACAGCATGCCGCTCGCGCTCAACAGTCCGCCGCGCGTGACCGAGCAGGAACACCGGCTGATCATGCATTTCCGGCAGGACGGCCGCGCGGGCAAGCGGCTCGACGACGTCCCCGGCCTCGCTGCCGCGGCGCGCGCGACCGCCAGCTTTCCCGGCGCCTTTCCGCCCTTCACGCTGCGCGAACTCGACAGCGTGCTCGAAAAGCGCGGCATCGCCTGGCCGGCGCGCGCCGATTTCGTCCGCGTCCAGCTTCCGACGGGGAGCGAGGCCGACCCCTCCGACCGGGTGCTCATCGACGGGTCGGTGCTCGCAAACGCGCCGTTCCGTCCGGCGATCGCGGCGCTCAAGCAGCGGCCGGCGCGGCGCGAGATCGACCGGCGCTTCGTCTATATCGATCCCAAGCCCGATTATCGCTCGATCAGCTTCGGCAAGCCTGGCGAGGCAGGCGAGGGCGAAGCGCGCCGCCCGCCGGGCTTTTTTTCGACCATCCTCGGCGCACTGTCCGAAATTCCGCGCGAACAGCCGATCCGCGACAGCGTCGAGGCGATCGAGAATATGTCGCGGCGCATCCGCCGCATGCAGCGCGTCGTCGATGCGATGAAGGTCGAGGTCGAGGAGCAGGTGGCGGCGCTGTTCGGCACGACCTTCTTCCTCAACACCCCGACCCCGGCGCGGCTCGACCGCTGGCGCGCAAAGGCGCAGGCCGAGGCGGCGGCGCGCGCCGGCTTCGCCTATGCGCCCTATGGCCACCTCAAGCTCTCGGCGGTGGTCGAGGAGCTGGTCGCGCTGATCGACCGGCTGGCACCGCCCGAGGGCGACATCCATCAGCGCAACCGGCGCGACGCCGTGTGGGACGAAATCCGCAGCCGCGGGCTCGACCGCATTTCGGGCAAGCGCGGTTCGGGCGCGAGCACCGACGCGATTGCCTTTTTCCGCACCCACGACCTTGGCTTTCGCATCCGGCGTCTGCGCTTCCTCGCGCGCGAACTCGACGCCGCGGTCGAGGCAAAGCGCGATGCGCCCGATCCGGCGTGCGAGACGATGCGCGGCGCGATCTACACCGCGCTCGGCCTCTATCTCGAACGCGAGGGCGACCAGTGGCTCGAGCGGCTCGACGTGCCCGCCGACGCCAGCGCGGCGCAGTGGATCGACGCGATCGCCGAACGGCGCGATCTGGTCAGCGTCGATGCCGATGCCGATATATTGATCGCCGCCGCGCTCGGCAGCCTGCCCAAGGACGACCGGCGCACGATGCTGCTCGCCTATCTCGGCTATCCTTTTTACGACATTGCCACCCTGCCGCTGTTGCAGGGCGAGGGGTTCGACGAATTCGATCCCATCAAGATCGACCGCATCTCGCCGTCGGACGCGACCGCGATCCGCACCGGCGGCGCGGCGTCGATGCTCAAGGGGATCGAGTTCAACAGCTTCGGCGCCTTCTTCAGCCGCGCCTATCGCGAGAATGACTATCTGTGGGGGCGGCTCCACGGTGCCGACCGGCTGATCGACATCGTCGCGTCGAGCGTCGGCGGCGAGGGTGCGCTGCGCACCGACGAACTGGCGGCGCTCAAACGCCGGGCTTTCTACGCGATCCTCGATGAAGAGGAACCGCGCTTACCCAAGGTCGCGGCGCTGATTGCCGAATTGCGGGGCCAGATTGGGTAA